A single region of the Silene latifolia isolate original U9 population chromosome 8, ASM4854445v1, whole genome shotgun sequence genome encodes:
- the LOC141595627 gene encoding uncharacterized protein LOC141595627: MVDPNKSDSTPPPKASLHPVYTVSNITNKVRILDGTNVTYASWVRLFTLHARGYKVLAHIDGTPPPSPSAENYVEWCEVDAHVLQWIYGTMSDDLLPRVLEDESTAYQAWKRVENIFLNNKGARAAALEHEFSNLKLDSMPSLDAYCQRLKDLAGQRKTSSPQSTIKG; this comes from the coding sequence ATGGTCGACCCCAACAAATCAGATTCAACCCCGCCGCCCAAAGCCTCTCTCCACCCTGTGTACACCGTGTCTAACATCACCAACAAGGTCCGTATCCTCGACGGAACAAACGTCACCTATGCCTCGTGGGTTCGGCTTTTCACCCTTCATGCCCGTGGGTACAAGGTTCTTGCGCACATCGATGGCACTCCGCCACCGTCACCTTCTGCCGAGAACTATGTCGAATGGTGTGAGGTCGATGCCCATGTCCTTCAGTGGATATATGGCACGATGAGTGATGATTTGCTTCCCCGTGTCCTTGAAGATGAATCGACCGCATATCAGGCTTGGAAAAGAGTTGAGAATATCTTCCTCAACAACAAAGGAGCACGGGCCGCGGCGCTTGAACATGAGTTCAGCAATTTGAAACTCGATAGTATGCCCTCCCTTGATGCTTATTGTCAACGATTGAAGGATCTCGCTGGTCAAAGAAAGACGTCGTCTCCACAGTCGACAATCAAAGGCTAG